A stretch of DNA from Montipora foliosa isolate CH-2021 chromosome 4, ASM3666993v2, whole genome shotgun sequence:
GAAGCCCCATTAAAATTCGTTAACTAATTTGTTTGAAGTACTTGCGTCCGTTATTGGACGCCCCTCGATCTTCTTTCCTAATTGTTGTCGATCTTTTTGGAATCTGATTGCGCAGAACAAAAGCAATAGATGCTTGCTTCGTGGTTATTTTTTGaacaattataattaattaatgaactgAAAGTATTGATCCCAGACCCTGTGTGGTTGTCTTCAAGTAATTTACTACATTTGGGTTTTCTTAAATTCGATAACAGATAGCCCTGTTTTATTGTAATGGGCTTTAAAGGTGGCATCATTGAAATAATTCTTTTGATGGAAGAGACATTTGTTTCTCACTGCAACCAAATAATTAAATCTTCCGAGGCATTTCGatgaaaaaaaatcggaaaaataatttaacttggaaaataaaaaatcagAGCGTCACTTCGTGCGACAAATTGATTGTgtgatgcgcagaacatatgcgcaataacaataggcGGCATCATCCTTAATTAAGGTGCAAAGCAatcctcgtccccagagtccgcttttcttttgttcagcaccaagaacacggactctggccactttcaatttatgcgcagtcgtagtgaaggtctgTTTTTTTGAACGATGAccaccactgttgtttcaaatttctgagagtCCGTGGACTAGCCGTTGTTTGCGGAATTCCTGCCTTgaaagtggccagagtccgtgttcttggtgctgaccaaaagaaaagcggactctgggcaCGAGATTGGCTGCGAAGTAAAGACGGTTTGCTCTTAACAGCCGCATTGTAGCTTTTTTAGAATAAACTGGTTTCTTcgatttaattaaattttattacAGCCGGAATTTTTTTCGTAATCATTAAGGAGCTAgcacttttgttgttgtttttgttattgctATCCGGCACTATTGTTATCATTTTCAAATTACAAAtacatagagtggttttcaatttctttggtttatgaATAGTTcagtcagtgattggttcaaagttctcgcgctactttttcaaccaattagaagtgaaaccaaaaccgatCGTggttcgcgcgtgcacattttcccgcgctttgtgtcggctacgtgtaattacttcgagttttgattggtttaccggattgtctccgtcctttctcattggctaaagtaattactttggttttggttttacgacactcaattgaaaaccgctctaatacaATACTCTGTTATAAGACAAATAAGTACATGTTATATTTTGTCCcgggattaaaaaaaaataattttcatttaaaagaaagaaagaaagtgaGATTGCGActtgttttaattttaagtCGCGGAACAATTAATTAAAATGTAAACTTAAGGAAATTATTTGTAATCGATCCTGTTTTTCAAAGGGCTCGAAAAGAATGCTCCTTGCCAGGGAATGAATGTAAttcttgttggaaataggtagcattTGGGTATCAAAAAAGCAGAGTCTGAAGATATTAAAGAAATCAAGTTCACCGAGGATCCATCTAAAGTCATCAGTTTCTAACGGGTTCCAATATTACAAACTGAATCAATATTTCATAGGGAGCAGCTGAAAGTTATGGCAAATCCCTTTATCACAActgatttttcttttaactCTTTCCAGTCTTTCTTGGCTTTAACgtttaaaaaacgtttcggcgTTGTTACATAAAGAAATGTATATGCTTCCACGTGGTTAGAATAAAAGACGTTTGGAACTTTGCATGACATCCAACTTCGATTGAACAAGATAGAAACATTTGGTATtcttttgaaatataaatagGGTTTCTTTTGCATAAATAACAAACGTTAGTACGGATGCATTAAGCGGAAACTTAGATTTATctctatattttttattacacttatatatatatttaaaattaaaagctcTAGGTATGGTGGATTTTGATCATAATCACATCTTTTCGTCTACAAATATATTGCTTCACTTTCCAAAATTGCCTTTTCCAACACGCGAAAtgaaaatgtgaattttaaattggattcccttattttctttctcAAAATAAAGATTAGCGATGAAATAATACCATAGTAACATTTCGTGCATGATTCTGGTCTACTGTTTATGTAATTCTTTGTAGTAAATTAAGTGACACAGGTAAAAGCAAGAATCGAGCAAACGGAACCAAGATTTCCTCAAGATGACATCAGTATGttagatgtttttttcttggatAGATAACATTGGTTTAGACTAAGATTTTTGGAAAAGAATATCTCATTTTCACGCAATGCATGATTTAATTTATGATCTTTGGAAGAATGATGAATATTTCAAAGAAACTcattaaattactccaaaagtCCTTTATTTGCACTGGTCCGCTTAATTTCTTGACTCGTGTCATTTATCAATAAATTGATCGATTCTTTTGTTGCAGTTCAAATGACTTTGTTTCAAGTTTGTAAGAAACAACTGTGATCGATCGGAGAGGCTCCAAGCGCTTCGCTGAATCAAGAGAAGCCAGCAATTTTCAGTCCCTGCCTTTAATGCCTCCACGTTCGACAAAAGAAGCCCGCATTCTGCCAGTTAAAGATATGAAAAAGCATTTTTACTACTGAGAAAGTAAACCTGGATATTATTCAACAATAATTAGTTTAACTATCGCGTCTTAGTCAAAGGGCGAAGGATGCAAAAAAAGATGGCGGGAGAGGAATATGTTTTGCgccgattttatttcaaaatctccattttccttgtttgtggtaagtaaaaaaaggctttttcaaATATTCAGTAAAGTCTCTTTACAAGCGAAATGTTAAGCTACTCTGTTAAATCGACTAATTTAAGCAAAAACTTTGTAATCGTCAGTTAAAGTACATTGTAGATATTTTTCCAAGTTGAGGGATTACTTCTATGTTGTGACTAAATGAAAAAGGCGTGCTTTTCAGTTGCATTTCTATGAGCAACTTTTCTGTGCCGAATTGTTTAGTTAAACAAAGAGGCCTaaacgaataaaaaaaaatgtgcgaaaaacacactttttttttgttttaaatgcaaAGCTGTGAGCAATGTCTATGTTTTTTAAAAGCGTGtcaatatatacatttatttgcACCATTTGCATCAAGTTGTTACGTCAACACGTCCTGTTTTGATCACGAATTTCCATTGAACACATCCGTCGTTCAATTTCAAACACAATCATCTCATTTACAGTCATAAAAAAGAGTCTAAAAGATtgagaaaatattaaagcaaatagtgaaaattcaaaaaagatGGGAATCTGGGAATGAAACGTGAACCAAGAAACTTCAAAGCGATCTGGTTCTTTCAGAAACttgattgaaacaaaaaacaatggtGACATTTCGCGCGTCTGTCGTTACAAAAGACTGATGCCATTCGGAAAAAAATTGGTGATCTATAGTTACTGTAGTGAAATAAAACGAAGAacgcaagttaaaaaaaaagtcaacaaaACTAAGCGATAACCGATAACCAACCTAAGTGGTGACCCTGGGGAACAAACTTCAGTAAAAGCAAAATCACGTGACTAATTACTATGACTCCGAAAATCAAGATCTCACCatcaacaaaacagaaaaacaggTTATTATTGGAAGAATTGTCTAGAATAAATCGGAAGTGAAGCTGATTTTTGGAGTCCTTTGTAGCCAGACTCAAGCTACTAGATAAGCCGGCGTTGTTCATTCAAAGCAGTTTCAGTGAATAGTATGAGACCAAAGATGTTGAGACCACCTTAGCGTTAACTTGGACATAAACTAGGCCCAGGTGTAGAGCTTTTAAAGTATAAATCTCTTTAGACGTTTTGTTTTTATATTCAGTTCGCCTTTTTGGACATTAAGTTCTTTGCATTGTCAGTCGGGGATACTCGGGTATATCCGAGTGCTAAGGTTTGTGGGAAGTCGAACCTACAGCTTTCCGAATACTACTTCGGATGCTCTTCCGCTGAGTGAGCTACAGGAGAACCTTGAAAgcaaggttaaaaaaaaaaagaagcaacaacaacaacaacagagagctttagcaacaaTTAGGCAATTAGTTTTGAATATTCTTACATGAAATATGATAACAAGtgaaaattttcaattaacatTCAATCTTTCCGTTTATATAGTATTAATACCAAAGATTAAACCTTTACACAACTGGGCTTTAGCCGGGTTCTTTGTCCTTGTTGAAGTTGAAGGAAGCAGCTGCAAAACTTACTGCTTTGAAGACCTCCTTTATAATTCTTATACACTACTCGATCTGTTTCTCATTACATCTGTTTGTTTCATGTCATATTTAAGgggcaagggtggcacagtcggttagtgcgcggccttggtgcataaggtcccgaggtcgatccccggatctctcACCCTTAATTCGACTTTTTTCCTTCCAGTGTAGCCTAAATAGCTtcaaatacccttaaaacggagcgcTGATGGAAAAGAGGGGGGGTagaatgagcgcaccgtcggcttcctgggagaatactctctagagagtaaaggaacttccgacgttaaataagatgtacctttacctttatctGTCTGCATACATCAAGATCTTTTTTCAATCTCTTCATACAGGCTTGGGAAATTGTTTGCCTCTTCTTTCCAAATATTAAGAAGTTCAGTTACCCACGCTCTCGTTTGTCTTTTTCCTTATAAGGTTGTGTGTTTTTTAACACTACACAAGGTCAATTCACAGGTAAGGTATCTCTTCTAGAAAACTGCATGCAGTTTTAATTAAACTCTCCTATATAGATTAAGCGGCAATTAAAAGGGCGTCAACTTAATTGAGGACCAAATACTGTATACACTTGTCGTCTTACGTAACGAGAGATAGGTTACTTCACGTTACGTTACGTTACGTTATGTTAATAGTTGCCAGGATAACCTAACGGAGTCATCATCTAGAGCAAATGTGGTGCTGTGTGGGTAGCTGGGTAAAGCATGCTACGCTCTGATAAAGGTCTATCACTTAACGGCGCATCGGCGTTTTGTAAAAGAAAGGGTTGCCGTGTGCTTAATTTTAAATCGTTTGGAATTCGACTTTTTATGCAAAATCTAAAGGAACTCATTGTTCTCGAGCTGGGAAGCGAATCTCCTCTGCCCAGATATGGCACCGCGTCTGGGATTCGGACCCGGGTCACACCGGGTATGAGGCGAATGATCTCACCACGGCACCTTCCCTGCTCCCTCTTTGAGCTGTAAATGATTACTTCTTCATGTGAAAAGCAAAAAAGGACAAGAGAAGAAAATCAAGAGTAATTAtgtgccaattttttttcacagcGTGTACAACCCCTGGAAATTATACTGACGACATTTATCGTGACGTCCCCATCAAGAACTCAAGAACCAGTGTAACTGTAAGCAGTCCCGATTTTCCGCAACATTATCCTCAGAACATACAGTGCACATGGAGAATTCAAGCCCCAGAAGGTCTTCAAGTGCTGCTCTCTTTCTTGGAATTCCAGTTAGAGAAGCAGTCTTTCGAATCGGGTTGTCATGACTATGTTAGCGTGAGGTGAGCGCACAGAGAATGGAATTATACACtcctatcaatcaatcaatcctaTCTTGAACGAGTTTCATACTTATCAGTGCGACACTAATTGATTTCTCTCTTGGAGCCTCTTCGTCAGACCGCAAATTTATTTAGGCAAATACAGAAACTGGGAACTGaaaaccaaatcaagcgaaatgCAAATATAACTACGTAAAAAAATTAAGGCAGGCataaataaaagagaaaaatcaaaacaaggcAGGGATAAgcaaaattaaacaagattAATATGGATTGCATTCGGGGTTTTTCAAAGTTCTGTTGTTGGAAACTTAAATTATGTAAActcgacagacatttttttttgtcacgacACTTTGAGTTGAGttctttaaaagtaatttctgggttTACGATAAGTTGCACTAGCGATTAGGGGCCACTATTTGGTAAAATTGCACAAAATCAACTGCACTGCCGTGATACATTCTTATTTCTTTGAATAATTAGTGACATTAACAGTTAACTGTTAATGTCTAGAGTAGGCTTTTCTGCTATTACCTTTGCTTTGAAGGTGCATGCACTATTCAGCATACGTGCCTGGTATTAGCGAAGGATCCAGTTAAAGTAGCCTCTATGAAGCATCTCGTTctgaaaacaacattgatttCTCTACTAGGGATGGTGGTTTAACCTTCAAAGAAGCTGTGGAGATATTGAGACGCTGCGGTTCAGACAGTCCTCCCTCCGTACATTCCACAGGACGGGTACTCTGGATGAGATTTCTGAGCGACAAAGAGCGCCAAGAGAAGGGATTCTCTATGAAAGTAGTTACAGTGAGCGGTGAGccaataaaaatgtaaatgtctTCTTGTAACATTGTTCCAGTGATCAACTGGATGTGGCGGCGACATGCAGTGGCTGTTTTAGGCAGGATATTTAGCATTTGGCCTTGCTTCTTTCATAAAAATGGTCATAACCTTTGCATAGGCTTTTCTATGTCTCTGTCCGTACATTGGCATCAGCAGTGGCATTGTTATTGGCAATGGAAAGGCACAGGCAATGGCAGCAGAAGCAGTGGCGGAGGCAATGTCCAGGGAAGAAGCTCTGGGAGGCACAGAAGCACAGCAGAAGCAGTGAATGGTGGCAATGGTTACAAAGAAGGGGCGGCGACAGTAGTGGAGCATTTACAAGGCAGAGGTTGTGGGAGTGATAAAGGTAGCTGTTAAGATGCAGAGATGTGGATAAGTGGAAGAGGCAGTTTGGAGTCAGGAGATAGGAGTTAACTGTTCTCAAGAACTATAGGCACTGCCTTTTGTTGTTTGAGAATGTAGGATTGATGTACTGCTTGAATAACACTCTCTTATTAGCGCTTAGCAACTACCATCACAATCCAATAAAGTAAAAACCTGCGTGTAAGAACCTAGAAAATTAAGAACCTCCTGGCAGAAATTTGCTACTTTAATACcccaaaatataagaacctgtttagccaaaaaaattccaacaggttcttatatgtggggtTAAACTATTttatttgtaatattttaccaaAAAGGTTCTCCTTAGAGATAAAAAAATCGCACAGTGAAACTAAAAATGCACATTGTATGTTACTGTAAATGTGAACTGTTGTTATTAAACAATTCTGCTACAATTAAAAGAATGTATCATTTGCATGTAATCTTGGTCTTGGTTTAAGTGCTCCATGCCTGTATCATCTTGCAACTCATTTTTATATAAACCAGTACAGAAGACACAAAGCCATTTCTTGTTGCAAGTTTAGATCTGGCATTTTCTGATATTTGAAATATCAAGATGACAAGTTGGTTCCCTTTTCTTTAGACTTGTTACCAGTTTGTCCAAGTAGTTTGAATTTCCTGTCAGTCTATAGTCCACTGGAATCTGAAGTCCTTTCCCTTCTCCTCTGTTGTACCGGACACCAATGCATTCAGCTTCAGTATCCCCATAGTCAGCCAAACATCTACTAAAAATCTTGGTGAGCTCCCTTGGGATATGTCCAACTAATAGTGGAGCCTAATTTTTAACAGCAATGGCATATTTGTCATGAGCATTGTTGTCTTCTCTTTTACAAGCTAGCACCTCTCCAATGGATACAGAAGCATCCACAAAATAAGCATGATAGCCACGAACACTAGACTTTATAAATACTTCATACTCTTCTCCCATAGTTTGATGAACAAAATAAGAATAGAACTTTCGACTTAAGTCACAAAAATGGAAGGAATTATGCTTGATCTACGCAGCTGTAGCTTAAGTGCAAGCCAAGTTCGGGCCAAATCGACAGACAGATTTGCAAGGCGTTCCTTGTTGTTTTCCACAAAATGACCGCTGACACACTAACTACATCGGCATGCCACCTCACATTGGTTTACATGTGCGAGATTTCTCAAACTTTAACAGTAAAAAGGCAAAATAAATAGAACTTTATTCGACTGTGGCTTTaagaaagaagaggaattaAAGAATGGAAAGCTGTATGATGTCACTGCAACCTTACCAAAAGCTGTCCAGAAGCAAACTTATGACTTTAAGTGTGGAATTTGCAGTCAGATATTCTTTCGTAGACAGCATTTGGAAATGCACATCAAGTTTAAACATCCTGCTAAAGCTGGCTtgcaaaatggtcattttgtCGGCCAAAGTGGGAGTTCAGCTGCTTCAACTGCCAACAACAGCTTTGCTGATTTATGTTTGCAAggaaatagtcagccagaagaGAGAATTACACTCGATAAGCAGAAGTCTTACACAGTAGAGTTTAAGAAACAAACCCTTCACTTATTGGACTCTCTCGCCAATTCAAAGAATAAGTGGAAACAAGTGGCTGATGAAAAGCAAGTGAGCAAATACCTGGTTGTGAAGTGGAACAAAGCAAGGGAATCAATTTTAGCAGAAATCTCTAAAAACAAACACAAGAGAAATGCAGGCAGTGCAAGAGAAGGAAGACACAGGAGACAAATGGTTGGCAAGAAAGCCCAGAAAAGTGAGAAATACCCTTTGGCTGGTCAACCGTCTCATCGCTGAATTTAAGCTGAGGCGAGCAAAGGGCAACAAAATATCTAAGCTTTGGCTTAAGACtaacatgaaaatgaaaatagagAGCTGTTATGGGAAAGAAGAAGCAGATAAATTTAAGGCAAGCAACAATTGGTTTCAAAGGTTTAAACGCAGACACAACATTTCCTTGAGAAgaagaacaaacaaaaagaagaatgcAGCCAATGATGTCAGAGAAACAATACAAAGGTTTCATAGAGACCTAACGAAGGCAGTACAGTCGAAACGAAGAAGGAAAACGTCGTTTGTTGCTGATCAAACATATGGTCGgtggctcccaaagaatagacTAAATGTTGACCAGGTCCCATTGCCATTTGTTGTGGAACAGGATCAGACATATGAATTTGAGAGAAACAAGCAAGTCTGGATCTCCCAACCAGGATCGGGCCTAGACAAGAGGCAAGCGACCCTCCAGCTATGCATTAAGGCAGTGGGAGAGCAAACAGTCAAACCTGCCATAATTTTCAGGGGAAAAGGAAATGTATTAAGTGCTGAACAAGAGAAATATGATGCAGATGTGCATGTTTACTTTCAGACTAATGCATGGATGAGGTCAACTTGAAGTGGACAAAACATACTTTGAAGGATGGACTTAAGGATGATTTTAATACTGAGAAAGTGTTGTTTGCAGATAATGTTGGCTTCCAACAAACTCAGGCATTCCATGAAGCATGTAGAGAAATGAACACTATAGCTTATTTGTTACCTGATAATCACACAGATAAAGTTCAGCCAGTTGATGCGGGATTTGGGAGAATGATGAAGCAAAAGATTGGAGAGGCAATGCAGATGTGgttagagaaagaagaaaacctGGAAATGTGGCAAGATAAGATCTCAGCGAAAAACAGAAGGATCTTAATGACACAGTGGACAGGGCATGCATGGAGAGAATTGGTCTCCAAGCCAGATTTCATCAGGAAACTCTTCGAGAAAACTGGCTGTCTGATTACGGCTGATGGTTCTCACGATGAGAAGATAAGGCCACAGAGACTTGATGCATATACCTTTTAATGTAAATTCTGGACACTTCAAGAGCTCCTAGGAGTATGGACAGGATATGAACTATGTGTGGTGTACTACAGAGAATATATAGTATATTTTTCAGTGGGAATTTTATCATCAACTCAATTTGTTTCTGTTACAGTACTGCAGTTTTTCTATATTGACAGTTCTATAGCTGGGAAcatatgttgtggttcaatgtTCAAATCAGTTTGATTTTTTGAAACTGGTTTGTTCTTGATTATAAGCATTTATTCTATAAAATAACAGTTTATAATGAAGAACAAACCATATATTATACCATTTTCTACTCCGTAAAAATTAAGAACCTAATTAAGAACCTACTTAGCCTAAAATGCCAGTAAGTACcccaaaatataagaacctgttttgCCAAACTCTAAAAAAGTAGGTTCTTACacgcgggtttttactgtaatGCATTGTAAAACCTATGACAAAGAGGGGCTTTGTCACGTTATTTCAGAGTTTTAGAAGAAATCTCAAGTTTATCCCTaggttaaaacttgaaaattgtaATGTGGCAtccctttactgataaaattacaCCACAAACAAGAtaattctgagcaaaaacagcctttatccaggcgatttgctataaacttgaaaaacgtctaGCCGACTTTTTTCAGAGactacccaaatgcaatccgtttcaatcttgtccatttgtgtccatgtATGCtcctctttccttttgttgaatttttcatATATGTGGTTCAAAGGTTTTAAGtcgttattgcaatgtttcatgctacgttttgggcattttgggtgtcatgaaattatatAATTTggcgtgacatagctcctttaaaTACGAAGACAGACTATAAAAGACGCTCTGGTTTTGATCACATTCATTGATCAAGCACGACTgacaatccaagatggcggaatcCTAAAAAGATGTTTCAGGGGTGAGAAAAGTGACTGGGGATTCAAATAAAGAGAACAGTAGATGACATGTTATAACATATTATGGACACATTGCCTTTTGGAGCTAATTTTACAGAGCTCTTTATGCAGTCACGGTTGATTGACGAATTTTAACGGGCATCTTAGTGTTTAAGTTCAATTTTTCACAGCAGGCCTCTTTACCCGGCTGTCATGAACGAGTGAATACGCCAGAATTTAACCAGTTGAAACTCAGTTGTGTCTAATGATTACCTACATTTATCCTCGGTAAACGATGCAAGGTCTGTAAAAATAAGCAATGGGGAAAAGAGAAGTTGTTGCCATGACTTGGAGGCAGCAGCAGTTCGCGATGATGATAAAGATAATCATAAGGAGGGTGGTACTGATAACAGCAATAATGCTATCAATAAGTATTGGCCAGGGAAGGCATGCTGCATAGTCATGGCGAATGGAAGCTCGACGGAAGAAGAATACTGATAATGATACTGATCTTGATCTGTTTGTTAAATTCTCAAGCTTATGTACCCATGTACCCGTGCAATAGCACTCTACTAATTCCAGTCCAATCAAAACTAACCACTCTAGGCTATAATCCAATCCAATCGGATGAGGAAATATATGATGAGAAACGAAACGGCGCTGAGCCCGTGAATCGAACTCCGGCCACATTGATGCAATGCAAGGCAACGAGTGCTTTCATAACTTTGCCAAACCTGCTCCACCCAGAAAGAGGAGAAAAGGCTAGAAGGGAAAGCAATGCAGGGGAAAAATCGGTCACATGTATTACTTCTAACCACTGCTTGAAGAGCCAACTGGTTagtctccggccagttggggttcttaacagTTATTGTCGTTGTTCAGTTCTGTCGTTTCGGATgattttgtttcattggccctgaaaagccactAAGGGGAGTAGACAGTTTAGTATGTCGTATTAACCGAACATTCAAATACTTTGCTAGATGTTATTCGTATATgtagaaataattatttcataatTTTCTCTTTAGGAACACAATCCAAACGATATATCGCACTCGGAGTTCTGGTCGCATTACTCTTCATCATCATTGTAGTGATCATTGTTTGTCGAAAGCGTTTCCAAGGAAGAGAGGCAGACGCTCTCAAAGTTCGCCAATATCAGGAATTGCCAATCCCAACCGATACGGACTTGGATCAAACCAACTCTGCACACGGAGAACCGGAGGTAGAGCTCAAGGAAGACATTTGGAACAGTGAATGCAACAAGGACAAACCAGACAGTCTACAAGAGTGTGTACAAACGGGTACGCTAAATTTGGATAAATCTGGTCAAAGCGCTCTCTCAGATGACGGTCTTTATCTAAAGATGTCTACGAACAACCGTTCATTGCGAAGAGGAATTCCTAAAAAGGTTACTGGAAACGAGGATGAAGAGTTAGAATGCACGGAGCTACTGACAGTAATATGAACGAGTTAAAAGtaaacggttacaaaaatgctTAATGCACAAGAGAAACAAGCGATTTTAGAGGCGCTATTACTGTTTTTAAGTGTCAAACATTTTACCTCGAGCAGAATGATTGGGGAGGGTGTACAAAAAAGCCGAAACGCTGGTTTTCGGAGACGGAAAAAACTGAGTACCCAGGAGAAACCCCTTCTTACGTAAGCATCTGAGAGAACTAGAACAATATGTTGTGATCTCAAAGAAACCGACATCTTAGATTCCTAAAACGACAGCACTTAAATGCGGTCTCAAACTATGAATCCTCTCGATCTCCCTCATGAGTTTTAGAAAGAACTAATCAGAGAGATGTATACTGTCCTCTCCCTGCCAATTTCATAAtccttttgtccaagtgcaaattagcctaccaagtctcGATACCATATGCATACAGCGAATTGAatcaaaagaattcttgctctaaaatgacataggcttggtaggctaatttgcacattaCCAAAAGAATAACAAGACAGGTACAATttatgaaaaaggtctataAATAAGCAAAAAACTGTAAATTTTTCAACAACAAATCATTTGATTACCTATACTAGTTTGCAGTTCGTAGATTTCATATGAAATGAACTGAAAGAAAGCGGTTGATATGTATCATCATGGCTGTCTTGTTTCCTGAGCACACCACATGGGTTGAATAAAAAACACTGAACACATAAGACTCGTTAGAGTCCAAGGAAATACAGTGAATCCCAGCGGCACTTGATATTAAAACAAATCaattgtttacaaaaaaaacCACTCTTATTTACATGTTGAGTCACAAGGCAAATGCTGGCTGTCTGATTGCCACATTGGTTGGATTCCTTTTGAAAACCCCGTCAGTAGTGACTTTCCAACAGAAAAAATCCATCCCATTATTCTTAATATTTGTGACTGAGAATAGAAATGGTCTTAGCAcattaacaataaaaaataaagttacTATGAACTCTCATTAATATCAAATGTAATAAGAACAAATAGAAAATTTGGAGCCGGTGTTCCATCTGAAACTAAAGTGGGTAATTATTTAAAGGACACGACTACTGCGATGCGGCTTAGTTTTTTTAAAAGCCCCGAACCATTTCGGGTTTTCTTCTTAACTTCCCAGAAAAGAGCCTTTGGCCCGAATTTAGCACCAGGAAGTAAATCAAGCTTTAAGGCTGATGGTCATGCAAACGTCTCCAAATACATGAAAATTAAACG
This window harbors:
- the LOC138000694 gene encoding uncharacterized protein, encoding MQKKMAGEEYVLRRFYFKISIFLVCGCVFFNTTQGQFTACTTPGNYTDDIYRDVPIKNSRTSVTVSSPDFPQHYPQNIQCTWRIQAPEGLQVLLSFLEFQLEKQSFESGCHDYVSVRDGGLTFKEAVEILRRCGSDSPPSVHSTGRVLWMRFLSDKERQEKGFSMKVVTVSGTQSKRYIALGVLVALLFIIIVVIIVCRKRFQGREADALKVRQYQELPIPTDTDLDQTNSAHGEPEVELKEDIWNSECNKDKPDSLQECVQTGTLNLDKSGQSALSDDGLYLKMSTNNRSLRRGIPKKVTGNEDEELECTELLTVI